A DNA window from Flavobacteriales bacterium contains the following coding sequences:
- a CDS encoding cytochrome-c peroxidase gives MRTRVAVILVVVVGGLAGCAKDAGLEPAIDDTYHFSLPEGFSEVPVPADNPMTKSKVALGKRLFFEKILSKDSTVSCGTCHKQAIAFADDRQLSEGVDGGTGFRNAPTLANLAYSPFFFMDGGVPTLEIQVLAPIQGEVEMNLNMLEAVQRLQQHPEYPALFREVFGREPDAFGLSRALAAFERTLISGDSRVDQYHFQGDKNALTPSEIRGMDIFNSAPANCASCHSGFRFTNDQFENNGLYLTYVDTGRARITLKDSDVGRFRVPTLRNVALTPPYMHDGSLATLEDVVEHYVSGGQPHRNKSSLIQGFSLTTQQKKDLVNFLEALTDTRFINNFEYMP, from the coding sequence ATGCGGACAAGGGTTGCGGTCATATTGGTAGTTGTAGTGGGCGGATTGGCCGGTTGCGCCAAGGATGCCGGGTTGGAGCCCGCCATAGACGATACCTATCATTTCTCATTGCCCGAAGGTTTTTCCGAGGTGCCTGTGCCGGCTGATAATCCGATGACCAAAAGCAAGGTCGCCCTGGGGAAAAGATTGTTCTTTGAAAAGATTTTATCCAAAGACAGCACCGTATCGTGTGGAACGTGTCATAAGCAGGCTATTGCCTTTGCCGATGACCGCCAGTTGAGCGAAGGTGTTGATGGCGGGACAGGCTTCAGGAATGCTCCCACCCTTGCGAACCTGGCCTATAGCCCCTTCTTTTTCATGGACGGCGGTGTTCCGACCCTCGAGATTCAGGTGCTGGCGCCCATTCAGGGAGAGGTTGAAATGAACCTGAACATGCTGGAAGCGGTTCAGCGGCTGCAGCAGCACCCCGAATATCCTGCACTGTTTCGCGAAGTATTCGGAAGAGAGCCGGATGCCTTCGGCTTATCGCGTGCCCTTGCTGCTTTTGAGCGAACCCTGATCAGCGGTGATTCCAGGGTTGACCAATACCATTTTCAGGGAGATAAGAATGCGCTGACACCTTCCGAGATACGTGGCATGGATATTTTTAACAGCGCACCTGCGAATTGTGCTTCCTGTCATTCCGGGTTCCGATTCACAAATGACCAGTTTGAAAACAATGGTCTTTACCTGACGTATGTGGATACCGGTAGGGCCAGGATCACATTAAAGGATTCGGACGTCGGTCGGTTCAGGGTGCCTACATTAAGGAATGTGGCACTGACACCACCATATATGCACGATGGTTCACTGGCTACCCTGGAGGACGTGGTTGAGCACTATGTGTCCGGGGGACAACCACACCGCAATAAAAGTTCATTGATTCAGGGATTCTCGTTGACGACCCAACAGAAGAAGGATTTGGTTAACTTTCTGGAGGCATTGACAGACACCAGGTTTATCAATAACTTTGAATATATGCCCTGA